In Agarivorans gilvus, one genomic interval encodes:
- a CDS encoding DUF2333 family protein — protein MFQLTGRKLAIIFFILFIINYVIAVIWSSEPDRVDIKNYMTEQAAANDEQIVTGYATTSALMLVAETLLNKPGGYLSNDKMPPSVFMDNMPSWELGALNQVRDLSLIMRKDFSRSQSQSVEHPQLKIAQPKFNIDNTSWQLPSAEREYQDAIDALKIYRSELANPTDPNAQFYARADNLVNWLNEVQSRLGSMSQKLSASVGRTRLNTNLAGEEGAAQSTFSPSQSLVKTSWWEIDDVFYEARGEAWALLHFFQAIEIDFKGVLEKKNATVAVRQIVRELEATQETVWSPMVLNGTGFGLVANHSLVMANYVSRANAAIINLNNLLTKG, from the coding sequence ATGTTCCAGTTAACAGGTCGCAAACTAGCGATAATTTTCTTTATTTTATTCATTATTAACTACGTAATTGCCGTTATCTGGAGCAGTGAGCCAGACCGCGTCGATATAAAAAACTATATGACGGAACAAGCCGCCGCCAATGACGAACAAATTGTTACCGGTTACGCTACCACTAGCGCACTGATGTTAGTGGCAGAGACGCTGTTAAACAAACCAGGAGGCTATTTAAGTAACGACAAAATGCCTCCTAGTGTATTTATGGACAACATGCCCAGCTGGGAGCTTGGCGCACTTAACCAAGTGAGAGACTTATCCTTAATCATGCGTAAAGACTTTAGTCGTTCGCAATCACAATCGGTAGAGCATCCACAGTTAAAAATAGCCCAGCCTAAATTTAATATTGATAATACCAGTTGGCAGTTACCCAGTGCCGAGCGCGAGTATCAAGACGCCATCGATGCGCTTAAAATTTACCGCTCTGAACTGGCGAACCCTACCGATCCTAATGCGCAGTTTTATGCCCGTGCCGACAACCTAGTAAACTGGTTAAACGAGGTGCAATCTCGCCTTGGCAGCATGTCACAAAAGCTCTCGGCATCGGTGGGTAGAACCCGATTAAATACCAACTTGGCCGGTGAAGAAGGCGCGGCCCAATCCACCTTTTCTCCTTCTCAGAGCTTAGTAAAAACCTCTTGGTGGGAAATTGACGACGTATTTTATGAAGCTCGGGGAGAAGCTTGGGCTTTGCTGCATTTCTTCCAAGCCATTGAAATTGATTTTAAAGGGGTATTAGAAAAGAAAAATGCCACTGTTGCAGTGCGCCAAATCGTTCGAGAACTTGAAGCCACTCAAGAAACGGTCTGGAGCCCAATGGTATTAAATGGTACTGGCTTTGGTTTAGTGGCCAACCATTCATTGGTGATGGCCAACTATGTATCACGGGCAAATGCCGCTATCATTAACTTAAATAACTTGCTCACCAAGGGTTAA
- the yfcE gene encoding phosphodiesterase, with the protein MLFICSDIHGDYQALQLTLAAFERSGASHFICLGDVLNHGPRNPVPQHYAPLKVAEALNQMAEQIIAVRGNCDSEVDQALCQFPLLGEYNQLLIGKRKAFLCHGHNYGPSQLPPLAEGDILVSGHSHIPQAERQGSHFQLNPGSVSMPRQDWPASYGLITEQQLQVCRLEQPGILLSCQLD; encoded by the coding sequence ATGCTTTTTATTTGCTCTGATATTCACGGTGACTACCAAGCCTTACAACTCACCTTAGCCGCCTTCGAGCGAAGTGGTGCTTCACACTTCATTTGCTTAGGAGACGTACTAAACCATGGACCGCGCAACCCAGTGCCACAGCACTACGCGCCACTGAAAGTGGCTGAAGCCTTAAACCAAATGGCGGAACAAATTATTGCAGTAAGAGGAAATTGTGATAGCGAAGTGGATCAAGCGCTGTGTCAGTTTCCCTTGTTAGGCGAGTATAACCAGCTATTAATTGGCAAACGAAAGGCCTTTTTGTGTCATGGCCACAACTATGGTCCAAGCCAGCTACCGCCGCTAGCCGAAGGCGACATTTTAGTGAGTGGCCATAGCCATATTCCTCAAGCCGAGCGTCAAGGCTCGCATTTTCAATTAAACCCCGGCTCGGTATCTATGCCGCGTCAAGACTGGCCTGCCAGCTATGGCTTAATCACCGAGCAACAACTCCAAGTATGCCGTCTAGAACAGCCGGGAATCTTGCTCAGCTGTCAGCTCGATTAA
- a CDS encoding GDSL-type esterase/lipase family protein — protein sequence MTKILCFGDSNTWGYQANSGKRFTQDQRWPGVLAKLIGKQAQVVENGLPGRTTYLNAIEFGFRSGIDDLLAELRQQRPDWLIIMLGTNDLFPAFGLSAKQVAANLEKMLKELTEHCAQQQLKQPKILILAPLAINQSGSFAELFRGAEHHSQDLSGYYQRLAVELNCEYLDVAKHVTARLEDGVHLNETQHRALAKALAQKLLDECDLFSTQQTL from the coding sequence ATGACTAAAATACTCTGCTTTGGCGACTCAAATACTTGGGGCTACCAAGCCAATAGCGGGAAGCGTTTTACTCAAGATCAACGCTGGCCTGGCGTGTTAGCCAAATTAATCGGCAAACAAGCGCAAGTTGTAGAAAATGGCTTACCCGGACGTACCACCTATCTAAATGCTATAGAGTTTGGCTTTCGCAGTGGCATTGACGATTTGCTGGCCGAATTACGCCAACAACGCCCAGACTGGCTTATCATCATGTTAGGGACCAACGATTTATTCCCAGCTTTTGGCTTAAGCGCCAAGCAAGTCGCCGCCAATTTAGAAAAAATGCTGAAGGAATTAACGGAGCATTGCGCACAGCAGCAACTTAAGCAACCCAAGATACTGATACTTGCACCGCTAGCCATTAACCAGAGCGGCAGCTTTGCCGAATTGTTTCGAGGCGCAGAACATCATTCGCAAGACTTGAGTGGCTACTACCAACGCTTAGCCGTAGAGCTAAACTGTGAGTATCTTGATGTAGCGAAACATGTAACAGCAAGATTGGAAGATGGCGTACATTTAAATGAAACACAACATCGTGCCTTGGCAAAAGCCCTTGCCCAAAAATTACTCGATGAATGTGACCTATTCTCAACACAACAAACTCTGTAG
- a CDS encoding zinc ribbon domain-containing protein YjdM, with protein MSNIPPCPKCNSAYVYEDGSLLICPECAHEWNPNEEVVDPDALVLKDAVGNLLAEEDKVTLIKDLKVKGSSLVLKVGTKAVIKRFVDGDHDIDCRVDGHGSMMLKSKFVKKQS; from the coding sequence ATGAGCAATATTCCTCCATGCCCTAAATGCAATTCGGCCTATGTTTACGAAGACGGTTCATTACTTATTTGCCCGGAATGTGCTCATGAGTGGAATCCTAATGAAGAAGTTGTAGACCCTGATGCGTTGGTATTAAAAGATGCTGTTGGCAACTTACTAGCTGAAGAAGACAAAGTGACCTTAATCAAGGATTTAAAGGTGAAAGGCTCTTCTCTTGTATTGAAAGTAGGAACGAAAGCCGTGATTAAACGTTTTGTCGACGGCGATCACGACATCGACTGTAGAGTAGATGGTCACGGCAGCATGATGCTTAAATCGAAATTTGTAAAAAAACAAAGCTAA
- a CDS encoding DUF294 nucleotidyltransferase-like domain-containing protein, whose amino-acid sequence MQAEQIEIAGFLSQYPPFSHLPQDTINNLAQTVEVAYYREGDQILRFGDPIHDLFVIRTGVVEVYRRNGELYNRLTEGEVFGQMGLLVKNQVRFPATAVQDCLIYCIPEQYFEQLYTEFEEFADFVAIEDSARMRNAVAEQANPNDMTTSKVKNLLHSEAVIANRNISIRHAAELMDENNVSYLLLEDPELQLDEDSDDGRIVGIITDSDFRSRVLAVGLDYQTEVGEVMTTGLSALDHNAYVYEAMLMMLRNNTQHLPIVRKQRPIGVVSIADILHYESQSSLLLVQSIFRAQNREELAQLVPQVQDCFVRMVNEDANSHMIGSAMSVIGRSFKQRLLELAEELLGEPPVPYCFVALGSMARDEQLIVTDQDNALILDDAYQSDLHQGYFEQLAEFVCDGLNECGYAHCSGGIMASNPEWRMTLAQWEECFSNWIDNPDPKALLNCSIFFDLDGVWGRVDWAEQLKSFIARRARRNNRFLASIARNALNRTPPLGFFKDFVMEKDGKHNNSINLKRRGSAPLGDVIRVHALAIGSRAQNSFERLDEVIEAGILPKGRGQDLRDSLEFISMVRIRHQAIDIESGNEPDNNIEPETLSDFERRHLKDAFQILSNAQNFLKYRYHSNRSGESL is encoded by the coding sequence ATGCAAGCCGAACAAATTGAAATTGCAGGATTTCTTAGTCAATATCCCCCGTTCTCTCACTTACCCCAAGACACTATCAATAATCTGGCTCAAACAGTTGAAGTGGCCTACTACCGCGAAGGCGACCAAATTTTACGCTTTGGCGACCCCATCCACGATTTATTTGTTATTCGCACCGGTGTGGTTGAGGTATACCGTCGCAATGGTGAATTGTATAACCGCTTAACGGAAGGCGAAGTGTTTGGACAGATGGGGCTTCTGGTAAAAAATCAGGTGCGCTTTCCGGCTACTGCGGTGCAAGACTGCCTTATTTACTGCATTCCCGAACAGTATTTTGAACAGTTGTATACCGAGTTTGAGGAGTTTGCGGACTTTGTTGCCATTGAAGATAGTGCACGCATGCGCAACGCGGTTGCAGAGCAGGCTAACCCTAATGATATGACCACCTCAAAGGTCAAGAATCTGCTTCACTCTGAAGCGGTGATAGCGAATCGTAATATTAGCATTCGGCATGCAGCAGAGCTGATGGATGAGAATAACGTGTCGTATTTGTTGTTAGAAGACCCTGAGCTGCAGCTGGACGAAGACAGTGATGATGGCCGAATCGTTGGCATTATTACCGACAGCGATTTTCGTTCGCGGGTATTGGCCGTAGGCTTGGATTATCAAACCGAAGTGGGCGAGGTAATGACCACTGGTTTAAGTGCACTCGACCACAATGCTTATGTGTATGAAGCGATGTTAATGATGTTGCGTAACAATACTCAGCATCTTCCTATCGTACGAAAGCAGCGTCCTATTGGGGTGGTGTCTATCGCCGATATTTTACATTACGAGTCACAGAGTAGTTTGTTATTGGTACAGTCGATTTTTCGTGCCCAGAATCGCGAAGAGTTAGCCCAGTTAGTACCCCAAGTTCAAGATTGTTTCGTTCGAATGGTGAATGAAGACGCTAACTCTCATATGATTGGCTCCGCCATGTCGGTAATTGGCCGAAGCTTTAAACAGCGTTTGTTAGAATTAGCAGAAGAGCTATTGGGTGAGCCGCCAGTGCCTTATTGCTTTGTGGCTTTGGGCTCAATGGCTCGAGATGAGCAATTAATTGTGACTGACCAAGATAATGCGCTTATTTTAGATGATGCTTACCAGAGCGACTTGCACCAAGGTTATTTTGAGCAATTAGCCGAATTTGTCTGTGATGGTTTGAATGAATGCGGTTACGCACATTGTAGCGGTGGCATTATGGCCAGTAATCCAGAATGGCGAATGACCTTGGCTCAATGGGAAGAGTGTTTTAGTAATTGGATCGACAACCCAGATCCTAAAGCCTTGCTTAACTGCAGTATTTTCTTTGATTTAGACGGCGTATGGGGAAGGGTAGATTGGGCCGAGCAACTTAAAAGTTTCATCGCGCGGCGCGCCCGCCGTAATAATCGCTTCTTGGCTTCAATTGCTCGTAATGCGCTTAACCGTACTCCACCACTGGGCTTCTTTAAAGACTTTGTGATGGAAAAAGATGGCAAGCATAATAACTCGATAAATCTCAAGCGTCGTGGTAGTGCGCCTTTAGGCGATGTAATTCGAGTACATGCTTTAGCTATTGGTTCACGCGCGCAAAACTCATTTGAGCGCTTAGATGAGGTGATAGAAGCAGGTATTTTGCCTAAAGGTAGAGGACAAGACTTACGTGATTCATTAGAATTTATTTCAATGGTACGGATCCGCCATCAGGCCATCGATATAGAGTCGGGGAACGAACCCGATAACAATATTGAGCCCGAAACGCTTTCAGATTTTGAACGTCGCCACCTTAAAGATGCCTTTCAAATACTCAGCAATGCGCAAAACTTCTTAAAATACCGTTATCACTCAAACCGTTCTGGAGAGTCCTTATGA
- a CDS encoding 3'-5' exonuclease has product MKLRKLPAFFPFSQPGKDWQTEYQRCAEQANDAKLKHFYQQGMIGGHTPLSEVPFVALDLETTGLDAQRDDIVSIGLIPFDMRRIYCQQAKHWLVRPLPPLNSESVIIHGITHSDIADAPNLNQMIEPLLEALAGKVVVVHYKTIERNFLAEAFKKRLHEEFRFPLVDTMEVEANIHRQLSRSWWQNLLGKKSFSLRLAASRQRYGLPHYQSHHALVDAQATAELFMAQVRHHLSVDVAIDTLWR; this is encoded by the coding sequence ATGAAGCTGAGGAAGCTCCCGGCTTTTTTCCCTTTTAGTCAACCGGGGAAGGATTGGCAGACTGAATACCAGCGCTGCGCCGAACAAGCCAACGATGCCAAGCTAAAGCATTTTTATCAGCAAGGCATGATTGGCGGGCATACTCCTTTGAGTGAAGTGCCTTTTGTTGCGCTGGATTTAGAAACCACCGGCCTTGATGCTCAACGTGACGATATTGTTAGCATTGGCTTGATACCCTTTGATATGCGCAGAATTTATTGCCAACAAGCAAAGCATTGGTTGGTGCGGCCTTTACCGCCACTAAATAGTGAATCGGTGATTATTCATGGCATCACCCATAGTGATATTGCTGATGCGCCCAATCTCAATCAAATGATAGAACCTTTACTAGAGGCGCTAGCGGGGAAAGTGGTGGTGGTGCATTACAAGACGATTGAGCGAAACTTCTTAGCGGAGGCTTTTAAGAAACGGTTGCATGAGGAATTTCGTTTTCCTTTAGTTGATACCATGGAAGTAGAAGCCAATATTCATCGTCAACTAAGCCGCAGTTGGTGGCAAAATTTGCTGGGGAAAAAGAGTTTTTCACTGCGCTTGGCCGCTAGTCGGCAGCGTTATGGTTTGCCTCATTACCAGAGTCATCATGCTTTGGTTGATGCTCAAGCAACAGCAGAATTGTTTATGGCTCAGGTGAGACACCACTTGAGTGTCGATGTAGCGATAGATACCCTGTGGCGCTAG
- the leuE gene encoding leucine efflux protein LeuE — MFESYGVVNIWTYVAGLIVIILAPGPNSLYVLKTGASQGIAAGYRAASGVLIGDAILILLAYLGVASLIQTSPLLFTVIRYLGAGYLLYLGLGLIWAHWGRTSQPSEYIKPKTEKVFRKSLSLSLTNPKAILFYVSFFIQFIDNSYHSTWISYSILASILEFCSFTYLSILILLGSSLTHYFKQNKTLAKLGNGALGLFFMGFAARLASLH; from the coding sequence ATGTTTGAAAGCTATGGTGTGGTTAATATTTGGACTTACGTAGCCGGTTTAATTGTGATTATTTTGGCACCTGGCCCTAATTCTCTCTATGTATTAAAAACTGGTGCTAGCCAAGGTATTGCGGCGGGTTATCGGGCCGCTTCTGGGGTATTGATAGGGGATGCCATTTTAATTTTGTTGGCTTATCTGGGCGTGGCTTCTTTGATTCAAACGTCTCCCTTGTTATTTACCGTTATTCGATATCTAGGTGCTGGGTACTTGTTGTATTTAGGGCTGGGATTAATTTGGGCTCATTGGGGGCGTACGTCACAGCCTAGCGAGTATATTAAGCCGAAAACAGAAAAGGTATTTCGTAAGTCATTGAGTTTAAGTTTGACTAATCCAAAAGCTATTTTGTTTTACGTATCGTTTTTCATTCAGTTTATCGATAACAGCTATCACAGCACTTGGATTTCTTATTCAATTCTTGCGTCAATTTTGGAGTTTTGTAGTTTTACTTACCTCAGCATACTGATCCTCTTGGGGAGCTCTTTAACCCACTATTTTAAGCAAAACAAAACACTGGCTAAGTTGGGGAACGGGGCGCTGGGCTTGTTCTTTATGGGTTTCGCTGCCCGTTTAGCTAGCCTTCACTAG
- a CDS encoding transporter substrate-binding domain-containing protein, whose amino-acid sequence MKNKFWLISILICYWALIHEAVAQENEQFPVLAIEYPPFTTEEHPDGGLLMAELTAKTAPYALLPKPIFMPLVRVQRTLQEGDWCASFAPPLGFENYPSVATSLERLTFHLYRVKQKAPFQWQTFSELKGREVALIRSMEGTIVTQELLQSGIRPIYVNSLAQALKMAAKMRVDYALADEYSYQYYQQQGVLGGRFLEASEQTIYEFESRLWLNPECSYSSQIQAIFSSAAP is encoded by the coding sequence TTGAAAAACAAATTCTGGCTCATTTCTATATTGATATGCTACTGGGCTTTAATCCATGAAGCCGTAGCGCAAGAAAATGAGCAGTTTCCGGTATTAGCCATTGAATATCCCCCCTTTACCACCGAAGAACATCCTGACGGTGGTCTCTTGATGGCTGAACTTACCGCTAAAACGGCCCCTTATGCGCTACTTCCCAAGCCGATATTCATGCCACTGGTTCGAGTGCAAAGAACCTTACAAGAAGGTGATTGGTGCGCCAGCTTTGCCCCACCCTTGGGTTTCGAAAATTACCCCTCAGTGGCAACAAGCCTTGAGCGCTTAACTTTCCATTTGTACCGAGTGAAACAAAAAGCCCCTTTCCAATGGCAAACATTCAGTGAATTAAAAGGGCGGGAAGTGGCCCTGATACGCAGTATGGAAGGAACCATTGTGACCCAAGAACTGCTGCAATCAGGCATAAGACCTATTTATGTAAACTCACTGGCTCAGGCACTCAAAATGGCAGCTAAGATGCGCGTAGATTACGCGCTAGCAGATGAATACAGCTACCAGTATTACCAACAGCAAGGCGTTCTAGGTGGGCGTTTCTTAGAAGCGTCAGAACAAACTATTTACGAGTTTGAAAGTCGTCTCTGGCTTAACCCTGAGTGTTCTTATAGCAGCCAAATACAAGCCATCTTTTCATCAGCCGCCCCCTAG
- a CDS encoding sensor domain-containing diguanylate cyclase translates to MDEYTLASHYYLLLDALPEHVFVFSEQGQYLEVFGGQDNHTQFDCKAYVGQYLHDVMPLKSAELFLSYIQQAIKKNKTVIVNYHFNNDTMIRFPDDIEPPKELWFEGIIKPLAERYHDQKTVLWTARNITQRHYLEKQLKALSETDELTGVLNRRAFMNALYNKRQQFLRDTQDVSLLMLDIDRFKSVNDSLGHQAGDAVIKHVTELCQQTIRQVDSLGRLGGEEFAIILHDANLDQAYQLASRLCQRVATQPCIWQQQPIKVTISIGLSTFKIEDKTPEQVIQRADHAMYTSKHLGRNLVSIFSPNHQGQFPKI, encoded by the coding sequence ATGGATGAGTACACGCTGGCATCACATTACTATCTCTTACTCGACGCACTGCCCGAGCACGTCTTTGTTTTCTCTGAACAAGGTCAATATTTAGAGGTTTTTGGTGGGCAAGACAACCACACCCAATTTGACTGCAAAGCCTATGTGGGACAATACCTACATGATGTAATGCCTTTGAAATCCGCCGAACTATTTCTCTCCTATATTCAGCAAGCCATTAAAAAAAATAAAACGGTCATAGTGAACTACCACTTTAATAACGACACTATGATTCGGTTTCCTGACGACATTGAACCGCCCAAAGAGCTATGGTTTGAAGGCATAATAAAGCCCTTGGCTGAGCGCTACCATGACCAAAAAACCGTGCTTTGGACCGCCCGAAATATTACCCAGCGCCACTACTTAGAGAAACAGCTAAAAGCCCTATCTGAAACCGATGAACTAACAGGGGTACTTAATCGCCGTGCCTTTATGAATGCGCTTTATAACAAACGTCAACAATTTCTGCGGGATACTCAAGATGTCAGTTTGTTAATGTTAGATATAGATCGCTTTAAGTCAGTCAATGATAGCCTTGGCCACCAAGCCGGCGATGCGGTGATTAAACATGTGACAGAGCTGTGCCAACAAACCATTCGTCAGGTTGATTCCCTAGGGCGACTTGGCGGAGAAGAATTCGCTATAATATTGCACGATGCCAACTTGGACCAAGCCTACCAATTAGCTAGCCGACTCTGCCAGCGCGTAGCAACCCAACCCTGTATTTGGCAGCAGCAGCCGATTAAGGTCACTATCAGCATAGGCTTATCGACATTCAAAATTGAAGATAAAACGCCTGAGCAAGTCATTCAACGTGCCGATCATGCTATGTATACCAGTAAACATTTGGGGCGAAACTTAGTGTCGATTTTTTCGCCCAATCACCAAGGGCAATTTCCTAAAATATAA
- a CDS encoding DMT family transporter, which produces MNKALISAYLTILMWASLATLMLSVSHLPSLLLVGLVLLVASLPGLGYWRQWRFPIKVWVSAVVGMFGYHYLLFDAFTRAPAMSVNMIQYLWPLFIVLGAPLFGSARLNFGHIVGAALGFAGVLLTMTQGELAFGFSEQAALGYAQAFVAALLWAFYTLSNRRYQQMPLSAVAGFCLVSGALALVAYFVSATESVVQWQYADMGSILLLGLGPMGLSFYTWDYAIRHGDPRQIGALTYLTPLLSVAMLALVYSDVELKLVHLLSLILVIGGASLGQVVERRRLKPKILANS; this is translated from the coding sequence ATGAATAAAGCGCTCATTAGTGCCTATTTAACCATTCTCATGTGGGCTTCTTTGGCGACACTGATGTTGAGTGTTAGCCATTTACCATCACTGTTGTTAGTGGGCTTGGTCTTGCTGGTGGCCTCATTACCAGGCCTTGGTTATTGGCGGCAGTGGCGGTTTCCAATAAAAGTTTGGGTCAGTGCGGTGGTGGGTATGTTTGGTTACCACTATTTGTTGTTTGATGCTTTTACTCGGGCACCGGCAATGAGTGTCAATATGATCCAGTATTTATGGCCCTTATTTATCGTATTAGGTGCTCCGTTATTTGGTTCAGCACGGCTTAATTTCGGGCATATTGTGGGCGCCGCGCTTGGCTTTGCCGGCGTGTTACTCACTATGACGCAAGGTGAGTTGGCGTTTGGTTTTTCCGAGCAGGCCGCTTTGGGGTATGCGCAAGCTTTTGTTGCCGCTTTACTCTGGGCTTTTTACACTTTGTCTAACCGTCGCTACCAGCAAATGCCTTTGTCGGCGGTGGCTGGCTTTTGCCTAGTTTCCGGAGCGTTAGCTTTAGTGGCCTATTTTGTTAGCGCTACTGAAAGCGTGGTCCAGTGGCAGTATGCTGACATGGGTTCTATTTTGCTGTTGGGTTTAGGGCCAATGGGCTTGAGTTTTTATACTTGGGATTACGCCATTCGCCACGGCGACCCGCGACAAATTGGCGCGCTAACGTATTTAACACCCTTACTATCGGTTGCGATGCTGGCCTTGGTATATAGTGATGTAGAGTTAAAGCTAGTGCACTTACTGTCGTTGATACTGGTGATTGGTGGGGCGTCGTTAGGGCAAGTGGTGGAGCGTCGCCGTTTAAAACCAAAGATATTGGCCAATTCATGA
- the fruA gene encoding PTS fructose transporter subunit IIBC encodes MNTVMVTACPSGVANSIITAGLLEQASKELAWTSSIECHSSIKDMSPVSQADIDKADFVVVVAEPDCHAQLDLGRFNGKPVYLGLPSEVIANPKGFLNEAQLKAATFTAPEYTAAAAPSSEAALKVVGITACPTGVAHTFMAAEALEEGGKALGYQVKIETRGSVGAKNQLSEAEIAEADLVIIAADIEVDLARFKGKKLYKTSTGFALKKTKDCYAAALSQATVYQGSESSSAPSTEKAEKTGAYKHLMTGVSHMLPIVVAGGLCIALSFIFGIEAFKEEGTLAAALMTIGGGSAFALMIPVLAGYIAYSIADRPGLAPGLVGGMLASSTGAGFLGGILAGFIAGYLAKWLLDNIKLPASMEALKPILIVPFLGTLAVGLIMIYVVGSPVSAAMTGLTEFLNNMGSANAVLLGIILGCMMCFDLGGPVNKAAYTFGVGLLSTQTYAPMAAVMAAGMVPALGMGLATFLARNKFIESEREAGKASFVLGLCFISEGAIPFAAKDPMRVIPSCMLGGAVTGALSMLFGAKLLAPHGGLFVLFIPNAISPVLLYLVAIAAGTAITGFGYALVKKSDTALAAKA; translated from the coding sequence ATGAATACGGTAATGGTAACGGCCTGCCCAAGCGGTGTGGCTAACAGCATAATTACAGCTGGCCTGCTGGAACAAGCTAGCAAAGAATTGGCTTGGACTAGCAGCATTGAATGCCACTCATCAATTAAAGATATGAGCCCCGTCAGTCAAGCTGATATCGATAAAGCCGACTTTGTGGTTGTGGTTGCAGAGCCTGATTGTCACGCTCAACTAGATCTTGGTCGATTTAACGGAAAACCAGTATACCTTGGTCTGCCTAGCGAAGTTATCGCCAACCCTAAAGGCTTTCTAAATGAAGCGCAGTTAAAAGCCGCAACATTTACAGCCCCAGAATATACTGCCGCAGCAGCCCCAAGCAGCGAAGCAGCATTGAAGGTCGTAGGCATTACCGCCTGCCCAACTGGTGTTGCTCACACCTTTATGGCTGCAGAAGCCTTAGAAGAAGGCGGTAAAGCGCTAGGTTACCAAGTTAAAATTGAAACTCGCGGTTCGGTGGGTGCGAAAAATCAATTAAGCGAGGCCGAAATCGCCGAAGCAGACTTAGTGATTATTGCTGCCGATATCGAAGTCGACTTAGCTCGCTTCAAAGGTAAAAAGCTGTATAAAACCTCTACCGGTTTTGCCTTGAAGAAAACCAAAGATTGCTACGCTGCGGCACTGAGCCAAGCTACGGTTTATCAAGGCAGCGAAAGCAGCTCTGCTCCTAGCACGGAAAAAGCTGAAAAAACCGGTGCTTACAAACACTTAATGACAGGTGTATCACACATGCTACCGATTGTTGTGGCAGGTGGTTTATGTATCGCGCTGTCTTTCATCTTTGGTATTGAAGCCTTTAAAGAAGAAGGTACTTTAGCCGCAGCGCTAATGACCATTGGTGGTGGTTCGGCCTTTGCACTCATGATCCCGGTACTGGCCGGTTACATCGCTTACTCAATCGCTGACCGCCCTGGTTTAGCGCCTGGTCTCGTTGGTGGTATGCTAGCCAGCTCAACTGGCGCCGGCTTCTTAGGTGGTATTCTTGCTGGTTTTATCGCCGGTTATTTGGCCAAATGGTTATTGGATAACATTAAACTTCCCGCTTCCATGGAAGCCCTAAAACCCATTTTGATCGTGCCCTTCCTCGGAACACTAGCGGTAGGCTTGATCATGATTTATGTGGTAGGAAGCCCTGTTTCAGCGGCCATGACTGGACTCACCGAATTCCTTAACAACATGGGCTCTGCCAATGCAGTATTACTGGGCATTATCTTGGGCTGCATGATGTGTTTCGACCTTGGTGGGCCGGTAAACAAAGCGGCTTACACCTTCGGTGTTGGCTTATTGAGCACTCAAACTTATGCACCTATGGCTGCGGTAATGGCTGCCGGTATGGTGCCCGCTCTAGGCATGGGCCTGGCAACGTTCTTAGCTCGCAACAAGTTTATTGAAAGCGAACGTGAAGCAGGTAAAGCCTCGTTTGTACTTGGCCTATGCTTTATCTCTGAAGGGGCCATTCCTTTTGCCGCTAAAGATCCAATGCGCGTGATCCCAAGCTGTATGCTAGGTGGAGCCGTAACGGGTGCCCTATCGATGTTATTTGGTGCTAAATTACTGGCTCCTCACGGTGGCCTGTTCGTACTATTCATTCCTAACGCGATTTCACCAGTACTGTTATACCTTGTAGCGATTGCTGCTGGTACCGCCATCACTGGTTTTGGCTACGCCTTAGTGAAAAAATCAGATACCGCTTTAGCTGCTAAAGCTTAA